In a genomic window of Acropora muricata isolate sample 2 chromosome 2, ASM3666990v1, whole genome shotgun sequence:
- the LOC136908769 gene encoding uncharacterized protein: MLKFLALKFKNQSINEVRPYEPQVFLQEETNLDGDTDEDNELKEIIGDKPPNFNNNNVDEGTLKINSPVPEEIASKENICTHKDAEEERKERGFWPIERPNSRESIAPEKRKWSHVNTQNLLQQLASGNDSSSSDDEIKDLFSRKGGPFSSSPPGKVTVLSKHSAFSARVRPTSSASGGNSRKKHRVVFAEDEALFSRPALNFEKMQQKTVPFKRNTHGLSRPRPLRIRSLSNPRHNRSSEPPSLLMFKPIQMNTPFSLAPVEEPSFAY, encoded by the exons ATGTTGAAGTTCCTGGCCCTCAAGTTCAAGAATCAATCTATCAATGAAGTCAGGCCATATGAGCCTCAG GTGTTTTTGCAAGAAGAGACCAACCTAGACGGGGATACTGATGAAGATAACGAATTGAAGGAGATAATTGGAG ATAAACCCCCTAACTTCAATAACAACAATGTAGACGAGGGAACATTAAAGATCAATTCACCTGTACCTGAGGAAATAgcttcaaaagaaaacatttgtacACACAAGGACGCTGAAGAGGAAAGGAAGGAGCGCGGATTTTGGCCCATAGAGAGACCTAATAGCAGAGAAAGTATAGCGCCAGAGAAACGAAAATGGTCCCATGTGAACACACAGAACCTTCTGCAACAATTAGCTTCTGGTAACGACAGTTCATCAAGCGATGATGAGATAAAAGACTTGTTCAGTAGAAAAGGTGGGCCGTTCAGTTCGAGCCCACCTGGTAAAGTCACAGTATTATCCAAACACTCGGCCTTTTCTGCAAGAGTAAGGCCAACGAGTTCTGCTAGTGGCGgaaactccaggaaaaaacaTCGGGTCGTGTTTGCCGAAGATGAGGCTCTTTTCTCAAGGCCTGCgttgaattttgagaaaatgcAACAG AAAACTGTGCCATTTAAAAGAAACACTCATGGCCTTTCAAGACCAAGACCTCTGAGAATAAGA AGCCTCTCTAATCCAAGACACAACCGTTCAAGTGAGCCACCTTCATTGCTGATGTTTAAACCCATACAAATGAACACACCTTTCAGCCTTGCACCTGTAGAAGAACCAAGCTTTGCTTATTAA